Below is a genomic region from Methanofollis sp. UBA420.
GATGTCGGACACTCTTATCCCTCCTTCCTCCTCCGCAGCCACCAGACGATCGCAACGGCGGCAATAACCAGGACAACCACCCCGACGACGATGGGTGTTCGGTCGGGCGCCTCGACGGAGATGCTGAGGTCCTCGATCATGGTGTGCGCCCCCCGGTCGTCGCGCCAGTCGACGGTGAGAGTGTACGGCCTGTCCCCGGCATCGCCTGCCCGGAGGTTGAAGACGGCCGGGGCGTCGTTGTCAGGTTCGATCGTCCCGACAAAGGCCTCTTTCGTCCCCTCGAAGGGGAGGTCGACCGTCGCCCGCACCGAGGTGGCGTCGTCGGTGCCGGTGTTCTCGATCCTGATGATCAGGGTGAGGGGACTGCCGGCAGAGGGCCGCACCGGGTCGGTGGAGAGGGAAGCGATCCCCATCTCGGCCTGCCCTGTCACCTGCACCCCGACAGACTCGGTCCTGGCGACCTTCGCGGCGTCGGGCGTGACGTAGGTGAGGGAGACCGGGATCACCTGCAGGCCTGTCGGCGTCCGCCGGTCGGTCGCAAAGGAGAGGTTGAACCGCGCGGCGTCCCCGGGTTCGAGGTGCTCGACATAGTAGTGTTCGGGGGAGAGGGAGACGATGGATGTGGCGTTGGAGGGCGAGACCTGCACGGAGAGGTCGTTTGCCCGGGAGAGCCCGGTGTTTTCCAGGAGGAGGGAGAGGGAGAAGGTCTCGCCGGGCACCACCCGGTCGGGTGCGGTCCGCGCGACAGAGACGGCAGGTTGTGCAATGAGGGCGTACCGGGAGTTCACGTTCACCGGGACGGGATATTTGACGCTCCTCGCCCCCTGTACCCGGACCCAGACCTCGGGGAAGTAGAGGCCCTCCTCCTCGGGCGCCTGGACGAGGAAGGTGAGGGTGACGGACTGGCCCGGCCCGACCTCGCCGACGTCCCCGTAGTCCCCGGAGATCACCTTCAGGCCTTCACCCTTGAGGTAGACGCTCTCGATAAAGGCATTGATGGCGGTGCTCCTCGTCTCTGTCCTGGTCCCGCTCGCGCTGCCGGCATAGGTGTCGGTCTCCGTCATTGTCGCCTGCCCGGCGGTGTTCGTAAGGTTCACCGTGATCGTGCCCTGCCCCCCGGGCATGAGCACCTCCGGGGTGACGGTGTAGCCGGTGACGACCACGGTCGGTTCCCCGGCGGCGGCATGGCCTACCAGCAACAGGACCAGGACTGACACGATGACGGCGCATGTTCTCAAAATCTCCCCCGCACCCGCATGGACAGGTCGGACATATAGGAGTTGCGCCGCCCGGAGGAAGCACTATACCCGATCCCCTCCAAGAGGGGAGAGACCATGGACCCGACAACGGCAGAGATAGGATGGGTCGTCCTGGCACAGGCATATCTCGGCGGCCTCGAACCCCTGATGCATGCCGCTTCGGCGCTCGGGATCCCCTTTTTCTTCTTTGTGACTGCGGCGGTCTGGTGGTGTGCAAGCCCGCGGGCAGGCCTGAGGCTCGGCCTTCTCCTCGCGGTCTCCGGCGGGATCAATGCCGCCGCAAAACTCTTTTTCCATACGCCGCGGCCATACTGGCTGAGCGCGGGGGTGCAGGCCCATGCCGTCGAACCCACCTTCTCCATGCCCTCGGGACATGCCCAGAATGCGGTCTGTTTCTGGGGATATGCGGCCTTCCTCGTGCGGGAGAGGTGGTTTTCCGCTGTCGCCGTCGGCATCATCGCCCTCACCGGCATCTCCCGCGTCGTCCTCGGGGTCCACTTCCCGGGCGACGTCCTTGTCGGGTGGGTTCTCGGGGCCGCGATACTCCTCGTCTTTATCGTTCTGGAGGGTCCCGCCGCAGCCTGGATCGGAAAATATTCCCCTGCAAAGCAGGCAGGGCTTGCATTCTCAGGGTCTCTCCTCCTTCTGGCTCTCTCAGCAATCCCCTCTCTCCTCTTCAGGGCGCCGATCCCCGAGGCCTGGGTCCTGACGGCCGCCGCACCCGTCGATCCCTGGGACCTCTCGAATGCCCTGTACGCGGCCGGCGCCGTCTTCGGCATCGGCGCCGGGGCGGCATGGGAAGGAGGGAGGTTCTCGGCCGGAGGCGGTCTCCGGACGCGGGCCGCACGACTGATCATCGGGATCGCGGGGGCGGCCCTCATCTGGGCCGTAACGATCCCTCTCATCGCGGCAGAACCGGGACCGGCAGTTTCGGCAGCCACCTACCTCCGGGCCGCAGCCCTCGGCCTCTGGATCTCGGGCGCCGCCCCCGGGCTCTTCGCCCGCCTCGGCATTGCGGAGTAGGGCAGGGTGCAGGAGACTTTCAACAGCCGGGCCCGGTCAGATCTCCCGAAAAGTGAAGGAATGTCCACGGAGATGCGAGAAAATATCGCGCCGCGGAGAGAAATGATTTAATCCATGGTGCTCCTTTCACGGGTATGTTCCGGATGGGGGGGTATGTTCCATGACGGCACAGGCGGCCGCCGCAGTATCGCACCTTCTTCTTCTCCTGGCGCTGCTCTGCATGCCGGCAGGGGTGGCGGGCCTGCAGGTCGGCGTTGAGGAAGCGCCGCCCGACACGGTCGCGGAGGGAGAGGTCGTCGACTTCACGATCACGCTCTCGGGGATCCCGCCCGCGGCCGACACTGTCATCGTCGACACCGACCTCGTGCAGCAGGGAGACACGCCCCTCCTCTCGCCGTCGGGAGGGGGAGGGAATGCCACCAACACCACGCCCGCCTCCCTCCCTGTGCCGGCAGGGGGAAGCGGCCTCTCCATCCGCATCCACGGCCAGGCCCCGGCAGTCACGAAGGTCACCCAGTGCGGCGCCGTGACCCTCACCACCTACGACCCGAAGAGAAGCGGGTACGCCTATTACCGGGTGCGGTTCACCGACGAGAAGGGGCGGCCCCTCGCGGAGAGCGACACCAGACTCTTTTCCATCGCGGTCGATGCCGTGGACGAGTTCAGGGCCAAACTGAACCAGATATCGGATCCCTTCATGAGGACGTACCTCCAGGACCTCTTCGAGAAGGGCCTTGTCAATGAAGCGAACGCCCTTGCCGACTACGAAATGTCACGCGGCGCGGGGGTGCCGCTCATCTGGACGGTCGGCGGGATCGTCCTCACCGCTGTCCTGGCACTGATCGCCGGGATATGGATAGGCGGACGGGAATCAGGGGGGAATGAAGAATGAACGGGGCACAACCTTCAGGGCCGCCCCTCCAGTTGCCGACAGACCTGACGATCTGCGGGCTCGGAGGGTGCGGAAAGAAACTGGTCGGGGAGATCTGCAGGCAGGAATGGTTCCTGCAGCACTATTCCCTGGGCGGCCGGCACCTCTCCGTCTACACGATGGACACCGACGCCAACGAGAGGTACCAGGACGAAAGGCAGCGCGACGAGGTGCTCGGCACGGTGGAGTCCTTCGGCGGGCGGGGCAACGTCGAATACGACACCCTGTACCTCCCGAACCTGGCAAACATCAGCCAGGTCTCCGACCTTGCCGGCCTGGACATCGCCGAGAAGATCAAGGCCACCAAGTCTGAACCCGGCACGAGGGTCTGGTGGCTGAACGACCCGGCCGAGAAGGGCCTGCACTTCGACGAACTCAGGACGATCGACCCCTTCGTCACCGACGACTTCGGCGGCGGAGTGCACAGGCGCCGGGCGATCTCCAAGGCGATCTTCTACAAGGTGATCAACGAGGGCCAGGCCGGCGGTTTCCCGATGTTCTCCACGATGGGGACGACCGCCATCGTCGTCGGCCTCGGCGGCGGGACGGGTTCGGGGATGTTCATCGACCTCGCCCGGTATATCAGGGGGCAGCGCGGCGAGACCGCGCAGATCTGGCTCTTCGTCGTCCTCCCGACCACCGTCGAGGGGGAGAAGGAGCAGTTGAACGCCGCTGTCGCCCTGACAGAACTTGAATACCTCAACCAGACAGAGCGCCTCTTCAACTACATCGTGCTCACCTCCCTCGGCCCGACCGGGTACAAGAAGGGAGAGGAGGCTCGCGAGGAGGTGCACGAGTTCGACGCCGTCTTCCCGTACATCTTCACGAACTTCCTCCACCTCGAAAAGGGGGACATCAACATCGGGGACGCCAAAAAACCATATTCCTCGTTCATCCTCGCCGATGCACATATCATCACCTACCCGGTCGAGGAACTGAGGACCTTCAAGGACCAGTACGAGGTGATCATCGGCGAGATGGAGGAGATCACCGCGAGCAGGAAGAGACTGAACCTCGCGGTCGGCGACCTCCTCGACGAGATCGGGCGGACGAAGGAGGCCCCGCCGACGCGGAGCGACTTCGACTACATCAAAAAGGAGTTCGGCACCATCGAGAAGGTCTGGCGGAACGAGATCGGCAGACTGCTCGACTACCAGACCAACATCGCCGTCGAGTTCTTCATCGAGAACAACATCCCCGCGGAACTCCGCCTGGACATGGTCAGGACATTCGACGACCTCGTCGGGTTTATCTCGCGGGTCAAGAACTTCGCCCAGGCGGTAAAGGAGGAGGAACTGAAGGACGACATCGACAGGAAACTCTTCAGGATCCTGCCCGAGGCCTTCCAGGCCCTGGAGACGACGGCGCGGATCTTCAAGAGGATCGCGGCTGTCGAGGACGAGGCGATGCACGCCGCCCTGATGGAGACACTGAAAGGGAGAGAGGAGGTCGCACCCTATATCCGCGACCTCGCCGCCCGCCGGAAAGAGGTGCAGGAGGAGATCCACCTCCTTGATGCCGGGATGCAGGAGAAACAGGGCGACCTTGATCGGATGAACGCCCGCCGGGAGAGCATGGAGAAGTCGGCAGACCAGACACTCTCGGGCACCGACATCCTCCTCGACCAGTACGTCACCCTGAAGGAAAAGGTCCAGGCGGTCGAAGGGCCGGAGAAAGGGTTGCAAGAGGCGATCAACAGGGGCATCACGGCCCTCAGGAAAGGGGAAGTGAAGGCCGCGGACAGGGATACGTGGCTGCGGGCCGCGGAGGTCCCCGAGGTCCAGCGCGACATCGCCGCCGTCGCCCACGACATCGACGAAAACCTCTCCGGCCTCGCCGAGCTTGTCGAGACGATCGCCCTCTATTATTACCACGACATGCGGGTCAGGAGGATCGACGCAGGCGGCATCGGGTCGAAGATCATCGGGTTCATCAACAAAAAACCGGCGCGGGAAAGGAAGAAGTACGACGCTCTCCGGAGGGAGAACGAGGAGTTCATCAAGGCGAACGCACGCTACTGGAACCTCAGGATCGACGCCCCCTTCGACCTGTACCTCCCCGGCGACTTCATCAGTTCGAGTCTCGGGAAGCGGGCCGACGAGTTCAGGAAAAAGATCACCGACGCGGTCTTCGCGCATGTTCCTGTCGACGACCCCGCCGGCGTTGCGGCGATCTTCGAGGCAGGCGACCGCGGCACGATCCGCTCGGCCCTCAGGGAACGCCTGGTCTCAGGTCTCCTCGTGCAGGAGCAGTTTTCGGAGAAATACTCGGGGCAGGAGGGCGAGGTGCTGGAGATCAAAAGGCACCTCGACGCGAAGAAGGCGTTCCAGACCGCCCTGATACGCACCGAGGAGGTGGCCGACGGGACCTTCCCGCACCGCCGGGACATCAACAAACACTACAAGGTCTTCTTTTCGACGGTCGTGCGTGTCAACGAGCAGAAAAGCCACGACACCATGACAAAAAAAGGGATGTACATGACGAGGTTCGGGGAGATCAACCCGCGGATCCTCTCCCTGATCCGCGAGGACTCTTCCTTACGCGACCTGGACTGGGACGACAACGGCCGGCGGGAACTGGACAAACTCATCGCCGAGATCACGGCGACCTACAAGCACCTCATCGACAACTACAAACTTGGCATCCACAACCTGATGATCCCGATCAGCGCCACCGAGAGATGGAACTTCGGGAAAGCGGGCCTGGTGGTCGCCACGCCGTCGGACTATATCGCACGGACCATCACCAGCGCACGGGTCGGCGACCAGATGACCCGCGAGATCAACGAGACTCTCGCCCTGCGAAACATCAACGACTCGCGGCTGGTCACGCACGGCCATGCACGCCCCTGGGAGATCGCCCTCACCTTCGTCGTCGCCGCCGGGTTCCTGGACAACATCTCGCCCCTCATCGCAGGCGGCGGGTACTGGGAGATCTACGAGAAGAACAGGGACAACATCCTCCATCATGTCCTCAGGATGCACGAAGGTGAATATATCACCAGAAAGGCGCTTCTGGACCTGAAAGACGCGGGCAAAATGTCGAACCAGGAGAAGAAAGGGGATAACGTCTCGGGCACGGTCCTGGGGCTGTACACGATCCGGGGGATCAGGGAGGCGCTCCCCAGATGAGGGTGCGGTACAGGGACAGGCTGGTCCGGGAGGGGGCGATCGCCGCGGTCGGCCTCGCCCTCTCTGTGGCGCTGTTCCTGGTCGCGCCCCCGGCCCTGGCCGGACCGCTGCCGCCCCTCCTTTCGTACTTCCTCGGTTTCTTCATCGGCCTTCTTATCCCGGCATCGTGCGGCCTCCTGATCGAGGAGAGGTCCAGGAAAGGGGGAGAGATCGTCCTTGCACTCCTCGCACCCCTCGCCGCCGCATATCTCGCCGGGTCGCCCGCGGTCGCGGCCGTCGCCGCGGGACTGCTTGCAGGAGCGACGGCAACGGCCCTCTCTTTTTTCCAGAACCGCTTCGACACGCTCGCCGACGCCGTCCGTCTCGCCACAAAACTCTTCCTCGTCACCCTCGGAGTTTCCATCCTCCTCCTCGCCTCCTGGGACCGGGCCCTCCTGACGGCCGGGGGGATCGCCATCCTCATCGCCCTCGGCCTCCTCGCCGGGTGGTCGGTCAGGGGTGCGGGGGCCC
It encodes:
- a CDS encoding S-layer protein, whose protein sequence is MSVLVLLLVGHAAAGEPTVVVTGYTVTPEVLMPGGQGTITVNLTNTAGQATMTETDTYAGSASGTRTETRSTAINAFIESVYLKGEGLKVISGDYGDVGEVGPGQSVTLTFLVQAPEEEGLYFPEVWVRVQGARSVKYPVPVNVNSRYALIAQPAVSVARTAPDRVVPGETFSLSLLLENTGLSRANDLSVQVSPSNATSIVSLSPEHYYVEHLEPGDAARFNLSFATDRRTPTGLQVIPVSLTYVTPDAAKVARTESVGVQVTGQAEMGIASLSTDPVRPSAGSPLTLIIRIENTGTDDATSVRATVDLPFEGTKEAFVGTIEPDNDAPAVFNLRAGDAGDRPYTLTVDWRDDRGAHTMIEDLSISVEAPDRTPIVVGVVVLVIAAVAIVWWLRRRKEG
- a CDS encoding phosphatase PAP2 family protein, which translates into the protein MDPTTAEIGWVVLAQAYLGGLEPLMHAASALGIPFFFFVTAAVWWCASPRAGLRLGLLLAVSGGINAAAKLFFHTPRPYWLSAGVQAHAVEPTFSMPSGHAQNAVCFWGYAAFLVRERWFSAVAVGIIALTGISRVVLGVHFPGDVLVGWVLGAAILLVFIVLEGPAAAWIGKYSPAKQAGLAFSGSLLLLALSAIPSLLFRAPIPEAWVLTAAAPVDPWDLSNALYAAGAVFGIGAGAAWEGGRFSAGGGLRTRAARLIIGIAGAALIWAVTIPLIAAEPGPAVSAATYLRAAALGLWISGAAPGLFARLGIAE
- a CDS encoding tubulin-like doman-containing protein, yielding MNGAQPSGPPLQLPTDLTICGLGGCGKKLVGEICRQEWFLQHYSLGGRHLSVYTMDTDANERYQDERQRDEVLGTVESFGGRGNVEYDTLYLPNLANISQVSDLAGLDIAEKIKATKSEPGTRVWWLNDPAEKGLHFDELRTIDPFVTDDFGGGVHRRRAISKAIFYKVINEGQAGGFPMFSTMGTTAIVVGLGGGTGSGMFIDLARYIRGQRGETAQIWLFVVLPTTVEGEKEQLNAAVALTELEYLNQTERLFNYIVLTSLGPTGYKKGEEAREEVHEFDAVFPYIFTNFLHLEKGDINIGDAKKPYSSFILADAHIITYPVEELRTFKDQYEVIIGEMEEITASRKRLNLAVGDLLDEIGRTKEAPPTRSDFDYIKKEFGTIEKVWRNEIGRLLDYQTNIAVEFFIENNIPAELRLDMVRTFDDLVGFISRVKNFAQAVKEEELKDDIDRKLFRILPEAFQALETTARIFKRIAAVEDEAMHAALMETLKGREEVAPYIRDLAARRKEVQEEIHLLDAGMQEKQGDLDRMNARRESMEKSADQTLSGTDILLDQYVTLKEKVQAVEGPEKGLQEAINRGITALRKGEVKAADRDTWLRAAEVPEVQRDIAAVAHDIDENLSGLAELVETIALYYYHDMRVRRIDAGGIGSKIIGFINKKPARERKKYDALRRENEEFIKANARYWNLRIDAPFDLYLPGDFISSSLGKRADEFRKKITDAVFAHVPVDDPAGVAAIFEAGDRGTIRSALRERLVSGLLVQEQFSEKYSGQEGEVLEIKRHLDAKKAFQTALIRTEEVADGTFPHRRDINKHYKVFFSTVVRVNEQKSHDTMTKKGMYMTRFGEINPRILSLIREDSSLRDLDWDDNGRRELDKLIAEITATYKHLIDNYKLGIHNLMIPISATERWNFGKAGLVVATPSDYIARTITSARVGDQMTREINETLALRNINDSRLVTHGHARPWEIALTFVVAAGFLDNISPLIAGGGYWEIYEKNRDNILHHVLRMHEGEYITRKALLDLKDAGKMSNQEKKGDNVSGTVLGLYTIRGIREALPR